From a region of the Sorex araneus isolate mSorAra2 chromosome 10, mSorAra2.pri, whole genome shotgun sequence genome:
- the LOC129399141 gene encoding C2 calcium-dependent domain-containing protein 4A-like: protein MWFLERLRWDSERLLSPRNCLRRGRARRAAPATCANVLTPDRIPEFCIPPRLAPCAALAARLDSRGPPAGPDEGDGAGRTDWDPRSQAALSLPHLPRARTAYGFCALLESPHTRRKESLFLGSAGAAALLRPPAPARAHPRGGPTPAAAAPAPAAAAAPRAPRARRLLRAPEGLLSRALRARRTLGLARAHPGPGSASDDDAPRLPAASGRARGRLRLRLRGAQSLAAAPRAATAGRDRGPDGLSEDSGRRRAGGVRVEKRDPPLGRDEPPSGSLLLS, encoded by the coding sequence ATGTGGTTCCTGGAGCGTCTCCGCTGGGACTCTGAGCGCCTCCTGTCGCCCAGGAACTGTCTCCGCCggggccgcgcccgccgcgccgcgcccgccaCTTGCGCGAACGTGCTCACGCCGGACCGCATCCCCGAGTTCTGCATCCCGCCGCGACTCGCTCCCTGCGCCGCGCTGGCCGCGCGCCTGGACTCCCGCGGGCCGCCCGCCGGCCCCGATGAGGGCGACGGCGCGGGGCGCACGGACTGGGACCCGCGCTCGCAGGCCGCGCTCTCGCTGCCGCACCTGCCCCGCGCGCGCACCGCCTACGGCTTCTGCGCGCTGCTCGAGAGCCCGCACACGCGCCGCAAAGAGTCGCTCTTCCTGGGCAGCGCCGGCGCCGCCGCGCTCctgcgcccgcccgcgcccgcccgcgcccaccCGCGCGGCGGCCCAacacccgccgccgccgcccccgcgcccgccgccgccgccgccccgcgcgcgccccgcgcccgccgcctccTGCGCGCCCCCGAAGGACTGCTGAGCCGCGCGCTGCGGGCCCGCCGGACCCTCGGCCTGGCGCGCGCCCACCCGGGCCCGGGCTCGGCCAGCGACGACGACGCCCCGCGCCTGCCCGCCGCCTCCGGCCGGGCCCGCGGGCGCCTCCGCCTCCGCCTGCGGGGCGCCCAGAGCCTGGCCGCGGCCCCGCGTGCTGCCACCGCGGGGAGGGACCGCGGCCCCGACGGGCTCTCGGAGGACTCGGGGAGGCGCCGGGCCGGGGGCGTCAGGGTGGAGAAGCGCGACCCACCGCTGGGCCGCGACGAGCCGCCTTCCGGGTCGCTGCTGTTGAGCTGA